One Rouxiella sp. S1S-2 genomic window, CAACGCGCTGTGGTTTAACAATCTCAGACAGTTTGTCGAGACGTGGGTCAGGCATTGGCACAACACCGGTATTAGGCTCGATAGTACAGAACGGGAAATTGGCCGCTTCGATACCCGCTTTGGTCAGCGCATTAAAAAGAGTTGATTTACCGACGTTCGGCAGGCCGACGATACCGCATTTGAATCCCATGTTTTATATCACCTTAATATCTTAATAATCAGGCGGTTAAGTTAATTTGCCTGAGGTAATGACCATAATTTCGCTTATTATACACAGTTTGAGTGCTTAACTCGATCCGCATCTTTTTTAAGGCTCAAAACAAACGTGGTGCTGCGCTTTTGAACACCGTTTCGGGCATTAATTGTTGCCTCGATCGCATGATTTACCGATACTGTTTTAAAAATTAACTAATGAGAGCGATGCCGGATGTACTTCTTGCTTAGTCCACCCTGAGTTTTGCCCCCACATATTAAGGGTATTCACCCTGATTTATCGCCCGCTGATCGTTTGCATCAGTCTGGGCTGCACTCTTTTGACCTAACTTTTAACCTAAGATAGTGGACTTTCTGATGTTAACTCTGAAAAACTTCAGGGCGGCGGACGTTAAAAATGACGTTCTGGCCGGCTTTGTGGTGGCAGTTTCAATGATCCCCGAAGCGGTGGGATTCTCGTTGGTTGCCGGCTTATCCCCCATTGTTGGGCTGCATACGGCTTTTATTATCGGCATTGTTACGGCGCTGTTTGGCGGCAAGCCGGGAATGGTTTCGGGTGCGGCGGGTTCGATTGTGGTGGTGTTGATGAGTCTGGCCGCACAGCACGGCATGGGATACGTGCTGTGGGCAACGCTGTTTGCCGGACTGATTCAAATCGCGATTGGCGTATTACGTTTGGGCAAATTCATTCGCCTGGTGCCGTTGCCGGCAATCCACGGATTTGTTAACGGGTTGGCGATTGTGATTATGCTGGCGCAGCTGCATATGATTGCCGGGCAGGGGATGCTGATGTATGCGCTAGTGCTGTTGGCCGTTGCGGTTGTGGTCATCTTCCCCAAAATCACCCGCGTTATTCCTTCCTCGCTGGCTGCGCTGATTATTGTTTCTGCCGTGGCGATTGGTTTTCATCTGCAAACCCTGCGCGTTGGTGACCTGGCCGATATTTCAGGAACATTGCCAAGCTTTGCGCTCCCTACCGCACCCTTTACGCTGGATATGCTGAAAGTGGTGCTGCCTTACGCCGTGGTGATTGCCTTGGTGGGTCTGATTGAATCGCTGTTAACCATGACGGTACTTGATGAGATGGGCGGCAAAAAAGGTAATGGTAATCGTGAGAGTATCGCGCAGGGCGCGGGCAATACGATTTGCGGCCTGTTTGGATGTTTCGCCGGTTGCGCGATGATAGGCCAGTCGATTATTAACTTTACCTCTGGTGGTCGTGGCCGTATATCAGGCACGGTTGGGGCGATTTTGCTGATTCTATTCGTGGTCAGTCTGGCTGATTATATTGGGCTTATTCCCGTCGCCGCGCTGGCGGGTATTATGCTGGTGGTGTGTTACAACACCTTTGAGTGGAGCTCGTTTCGTCGCCTACGCCGTATGCCGAAATCCGATGCGCTGGTGATGGTGGCAGTGACGCTGATCACTATTTTTACCGATTTAGCGGTGGCGGTTATCAGCGGCGTAATTATTTCTGCGTTGGTCTTTGCCTGGCAGCACGCGCGCATTACGGTTCGCAGCCGTCAGCAGAAGGGGGAATGGGGGGTGTATAAACTCGAAGGCCCACTGTTCTTTGGCTCTACCGCGGCCTTTGCCGAACTGTTTACGCCTGAAAGCGATCCGCAAAATGTGGTGTTGGACTTTTCCTCTACGCGGGTCATGGATTCGAGCGGCGTAGAGGCGATTGACAAAATTACCGCACGCTATCTTGATGCGGGCAAATCTATCAGGCTGCGTCATCTGAGTGCCGACTGTG contains:
- a CDS encoding SulP family inorganic anion transporter, with protein sequence MLTLKNFRAADVKNDVLAGFVVAVSMIPEAVGFSLVAGLSPIVGLHTAFIIGIVTALFGGKPGMVSGAAGSIVVVLMSLAAQHGMGYVLWATLFAGLIQIAIGVLRLGKFIRLVPLPAIHGFVNGLAIVIMLAQLHMIAGQGMLMYALVLLAVAVVVIFPKITRVIPSSLAALIIVSAVAIGFHLQTLRVGDLADISGTLPSFALPTAPFTLDMLKVVLPYAVVIALVGLIESLLTMTVLDEMGGKKGNGNRESIAQGAGNTICGLFGCFAGCAMIGQSIINFTSGGRGRISGTVGAILLILFVVSLADYIGLIPVAALAGIMLVVCYNTFEWSSFRRLRRMPKSDALVMVAVTLITIFTDLAVAVISGVIISALVFAWQHARITVRSRQQKGEWGVYKLEGPLFFGSTAAFAELFTPESDPQNVVLDFSSTRVMDSSGVEAIDKITARYLDAGKSIRLRHLSADCVRLLAKAGPFCSHELDDPDYYVAEDDYQTEDTSVSKETFKLRT